From one Gadus morhua chromosome 8, gadMor3.0, whole genome shotgun sequence genomic stretch:
- the cirbpa gene encoding cold inducible RNA binding protein a isoform X1, translated as MNDEGKLFIGGLSFDTNEESLMAAFAKYGNIAKVDVIRDKDTGRSRGFGFVKFDNADEAKDALEGMNGKSLDGRSIRVDEAGRGRSGGSRGGSRGNFGGGGGGFGGRGRGGGGGYGERSYGGDRSYNSDRSYGSGERSYGSGGGGGSGGGYRSGGGGGYGSSGGSGGGGGYRDNRGQGSYGDRASSGSYRDQYDSYAAHD; from the exons ATGAATGACGAAGGCAAACTTTTCATCGGAGGCCTCAGCTTCGACACCAATGAGGAGTCCTTAATGGCGGCTTTCGCCAAGTATGGAAACATCGCTAAAG TTGATGTTATCCGTGACAAAGACACTGGGAGGTCTCGCGGATTTGGCTTTGTCAAGTTTGATAATGCAGATGAGGCCAAGGATGCTTTGGAGGGAATGAACGGAAAG AGCTTGGATGGACGGTCTATTCGCGTGGATGAAGCAGGCAGAGGCAGATCCGGCGGTTCCAGGGGCGGCTCCAGAGGCAACTttggtggtggcggaggtggaTTCGGCGGAAGGGGTAGAG GTGGCGGTGGCGGCTATGGCGAGAGAAGCTACGGCGGCGACAGGAGCTACAACAGCGATAGGAGTTACGGTAGTGGAGAGAGGAGCTAcggtagcggcggcggcggtggaagtggaggtggatacaggagtggtggtggcggcggatATGGCAGCAGCGGTGGAAGCGGAGGCGGCGGTGGATACAGGGACAACAG GGGCCAGGGAAGCTATGGTGACCGCGCCAGCTCAGGATCCTACAGAGACCAATATGACAGCTATG CTGCACACGACTAA
- the cirbpa gene encoding cold inducible RNA binding protein a isoform X2 produces the protein MNDEGKLFIGGLSFDTNEESLMAAFAKYGNIAKVDVIRDKDTGRSRGFGFVKFDNADEAKDALEGMNGKSLDGRSIRVDEAGRGRSGGSRGGSRGNFGGGGGGFGGRGGGGGYGERSYGGDRSYNSDRSYGSGERSYGSGGGGGSGGGYRSGGGGGYGSSGGSGGGGGYRDNRGQGSYGDRASSGSYRDQYDSYAAHD, from the exons ATGAATGACGAAGGCAAACTTTTCATCGGAGGCCTCAGCTTCGACACCAATGAGGAGTCCTTAATGGCGGCTTTCGCCAAGTATGGAAACATCGCTAAAG TTGATGTTATCCGTGACAAAGACACTGGGAGGTCTCGCGGATTTGGCTTTGTCAAGTTTGATAATGCAGATGAGGCCAAGGATGCTTTGGAGGGAATGAACGGAAAG AGCTTGGATGGACGGTCTATTCGCGTGGATGAAGCAGGCAGAGGCAGATCCGGCGGTTCCAGGGGCGGCTCCAGAGGCAACTttggtggtggcggaggtggaTTCGGCGGAAGGG GTGGCGGTGGCGGCTATGGCGAGAGAAGCTACGGCGGCGACAGGAGCTACAACAGCGATAGGAGTTACGGTAGTGGAGAGAGGAGCTAcggtagcggcggcggcggtggaagtggaggtggatacaggagtggtggtggcggcggatATGGCAGCAGCGGTGGAAGCGGAGGCGGCGGTGGATACAGGGACAACAG GGGCCAGGGAAGCTATGGTGACCGCGCCAGCTCAGGATCCTACAGAGACCAATATGACAGCTATG CTGCACACGACTAA
- the cirbpa gene encoding cold inducible RNA binding protein a isoform X3: MNDEGKLFIGGLSFDTNEESLMAAFAKYGNIAKVDVIRDKDTGRSRGFGFVKFDNADEAKDALEGMNGKSLDGRSIRVDEAGRGRSGGSRGGSRGNFGGGGGGGGGYGERSYGGDRSYNSDRSYGSGERSYGSGGGGGSGGGYRSGGGGGYGSSGGSGGGGGYRDNRGQGSYGDRASSGSYRDQYDSYAAHD, translated from the exons ATGAATGACGAAGGCAAACTTTTCATCGGAGGCCTCAGCTTCGACACCAATGAGGAGTCCTTAATGGCGGCTTTCGCCAAGTATGGAAACATCGCTAAAG TTGATGTTATCCGTGACAAAGACACTGGGAGGTCTCGCGGATTTGGCTTTGTCAAGTTTGATAATGCAGATGAGGCCAAGGATGCTTTGGAGGGAATGAACGGAAAG AGCTTGGATGGACGGTCTATTCGCGTGGATGAAGCAGGCAGAGGCAGATCCGGCGGTTCCAGGGGCGGCTCCAGAGGCAACTttggtggtggcggag GTGGCGGTGGCGGCTATGGCGAGAGAAGCTACGGCGGCGACAGGAGCTACAACAGCGATAGGAGTTACGGTAGTGGAGAGAGGAGCTAcggtagcggcggcggcggtggaagtggaggtggatacaggagtggtggtggcggcggatATGGCAGCAGCGGTGGAAGCGGAGGCGGCGGTGGATACAGGGACAACAG GGGCCAGGGAAGCTATGGTGACCGCGCCAGCTCAGGATCCTACAGAGACCAATATGACAGCTATG CTGCACACGACTAA